Proteins found in one Amphiura filiformis chromosome 14, Afil_fr2py, whole genome shotgun sequence genomic segment:
- the LOC140170149 gene encoding uncharacterized protein isoform X1: MATCSSKGSTQVVILGFVFLVFMVSIVTCLKCYSCSANAPIQSKVWSYLLTINEDYAIQGYQTQLFTCMMGNHTNVTHVDCPPKPGYHARCAIQRGLLYFSVASNNIPFSSFSRHCEYIPILNPPSNSCIHGLEASQYTQAKPYRRRSTPTDIPQDYGIKVTFDGSVCFCDNNFCNDDDLYYPSSSTRLCWSLQIFIYAMVIRTLLIGL, translated from the exons GTTCAACACAAGTGGTGATACTTGGTTTTGTCTTCTTAGTTTTCATGGTATCTATAG TGACCTGTTTAAAATGCTATTCGTGTTCAGCAAATGCACCAATACAGAGCAAAGTATGGAGTTATTTATTAACCATCAATGAAGATTATGCAATACAAGGATATCAAACACAACTGTTTACATGTATGATGGGAAATCATACAAATGTTACGCACGTGGATTGCCCGCCAAAACCAGGGTATCATGCCAGGTGTGCCATACAACGTGGATTGCTATATTTCTCTGTTG CTTCGAATAATATACCCTTCAGTTCGTTTTCCCGACATTGTGAATACATTCCCATACTTAATCCGCCGAGCAATTCGTGTATACACGGACTAGAAGCGTCGCAATACACACAAGCTAAACCCTATCGCCGGAGAAGTACTCCTACTGATATACCTCAGGACTATGGTATCAAAGTGACTTTCGATGGTTCCGTGTGTTTTTGCGATAATAACTTTTGTAATGATGAcgatttgtattatccatcaagCAGTACAAGACTGTGCTGGAGTCTgcaaatattcatatatgctatgGTAATAAGAACGCTTTTGATTGGTTTATAG